One Argentina anserina chromosome 6, drPotAnse1.1, whole genome shotgun sequence genomic window, catgaacttgtacatctaaatcaatgtttgaggaagccaaggtcatggttctcctaaggttgcgatttaattcaccaagaTGTTGTTTAATTGAGTATGTGCTTCgtatttcaattattgatacttgtttagggttgtgatagttctaggaatttgcatgcttaatcaagatgagtaaCGTCATgtttgcttacatgtctcatattcgacttaatgtgcttatgtgctactttgttgtttaactagtactcttcgttatgttgaactattTTTAGCATATCTTTAGGATCAATCATATTTCAAACTAGACTTGTCGAGTCACCGaaatgtccactaatgtattataacctttatattaggtttataataaaactatcacattgtgaagtgactatatgaaggaaacttctcggaatggatcaacaccatccgatgtggtcagtatatatatttagtgatcattttaaaatttcatccaattcggaactcgtttgaccgttagaattttcggtaaatcgaaaacaccactaatatgccctaagggagaaCATATTACAAATATACGAATTCCTAAAGCCGTTTGCACATATGAAATCACCTGatttttattacctatcgTGTGCGATCGAACTGAAAAAATCTATTgggaaagccccggtcaattgggtttcaatatgtcaaaatgcctcttttttagttaaccgttggtacgaacggtcaaaccatgtccaaaatggacaaaatttttacgggttccctaaatatatataccgatcacatctactggtgtcgatcgaccatatttcgaaccggacttgtcgatcgccgaagtgtccactaatgtattataacatctatattaggtttataataaaaatatcacattatgaagcgactatatgaaggaaacttctagaaatcgatcgacaccatccgatgtgatcagtatatatatttaatgatcatttgaaaatttcatccaattcgaaccTCGTTttaccgtcggaatttccggtaaaccaaaaacaacactaacatgtcaTAAGgggggacccattaccaagatgcgaatgaggaaagctgtttacatatttgaaatcacctaatttttgtcaccgatcgtgcgtggtcacAACGAGAAaaaccatttggcaaagccccggttaaatgatgtctgaattggatgaattttttataaggtccctaaatatatatatcgatcacatctattggtgtcgatcgacaatatttcgaaactagaatttatttgtgacttttttagaatgttttctaataattgttttattgtttcaaacccttaaattagagtattatattttttctaatataagtcTGCAAGGCCCGGTCCGTAAAAGTCCTCAATGCCCGCTTTAGGTGGGCGGAgttggatcttcatatttgtgaaaatactcgGCCCGacccgccacttatttaaatttacccGATCCCGACCCATCACTCATAGGCCCGGCCCGCCCGTTCACAAGCCCTAATTTCACATACCAAAGTTGTGTATAGTTTAAAACTTGAAATACCAAAATAAAGTTTGTCAAAACATGAGGTACATAAGTTTATAAAGGCCAAACGTCAGGTACCGTCCGGACAAATCTCCCTTTTTCATATAACGATATGGGATGGATCACGTGCATACGTCGTGTGAAGTAACAGTACACTGCTGAGTGCTGAGGGCTGGATTTGGCGACATTGCCGATCTGAATCAATCCTCTGTGAACCAAAATGTTCATCAAGAGCTCTGACAGATCATACCCTCCCAAATGCCTATTTTGATTGCTCTGTAAACCGACCCAATTGGGGAATTCTGGAAATGGGAGGAGGTTCAGCTCTTAAATTAGAATCATGGCAGATGATAATGTTGGCTCTCCTATTAATGCTCGGCTCTTTCTACGCTGGAACTCTCTTCCGCCAAAATGCTCCCGATTACGTCTCTCAGCTTTCCTACAATTTTTCAGTTCCCGGTAAGCTTTGTTTCTTGGTCCAATATCGAATTTAACAGATTTCTGGGTACTAAATCTGAGTTTGATTAGAACAATTTTATACTGTGGATTATGGCAGGTACTTCCACTTTTGCAAATAGGGTTAAATTAACATATAGAAGAACACCACTAGTGATACCAGAGACTGGTGTGGATGTTTGTCCATTGAGTTTCAATGAATACATCCCTTGCCATAATGTTTCCTACATTCAAACTTTGCTCCCCAGTTTGGACACAAGTAGAAGACAAGAGCTAGAGAGACACTGTCCTCCAGTAGTAGAGCGCTTGTATTGCTTGGTTCCCCCACCCAAAGACTATAAGATACCAATAAGATGGCCAACCAGCAGGGACTATGTGTGGCGAAGCAATGTGAATCACACTCATCTTGCTCAAGTCAAAGGTGGCCAAAATTGGGTTCATGAGAAGGATCAACTCTGGTGGTTCCCAGGTGGCGGTACCCATTTTAAACACGGTGCACCTGAGTACATTCAGAGGTATCCGCAATGATTTTGGTTTCTTACCCCTTTGTCTCTCCATTGATGTCATTTACAATCCTGCACTCTTTGTATTAGTACTTATATGGCATTGAGGTATATAATTTTCATGTGATTAAGTTGATGTCAACCTAAATCACTGATCAAATTTTGGGGTGGCTTACATTAAATGCAACATATTTTGACATTTTATGATGTTGATTTCAGAATTTTCAGTTGCtctaataaattttattgggTTTTGCAGATTGGGAAATATGATAACCAATGACACaggtgatttacgtactgCAGGGGTTGTTCAAGTTTTGGATGTTGGTTGTGGGGTTTCCAGCTTTTCTGCATTCCTTCTTCCCTTGGGTATACAGACCATGTCCTTTGCTCCCAAGGATGGCCATGAGAATCAGATTCAATTTTCTCTAGAGCGAGGGATTGGTGCAATGATCTCTGCAATAGCAACAAAGCAATTGCCATATCCCAGTAGCTCGTTCGAGTTGGTTCATTGTTCTAGGTGTCGTGTCGATTGGCATGCAAACGGTAACTGTCTGTTATATACATAGTTCATATGTATTACTGATCTACATGGTATCCATATACAATCATATTAAAAGAAagataaagctaaagaagtttaaatgtaaaattaagTTGGGAGTTCAATGTCTCCACAAGATGGTATCTGTTGATATCAAAACAATGAGAGATCATGAACTCAGTATTTACAAATTTCGATtgcaaatttatatttttcccCATGTTCGATGAATGTGACTCACATTATTCGTATAGCAATTTATCATGACTTATTTGCCCGGTATTCTATATAAAGAATAAACTATAATACTTTTGTGCTGGGATACGAGGAATAACtatgcaatatatatatttggtgagAATACTGTATCAGTGACTGTATTAACGGAGTAGTGTGTCAAGTCTTGTTACTGATTTACTGCTCCTTTGTGAGTTGGTCTTATGTAGTGTTCATTTTTTCATGTGTGTGCAGATGGGATTCTTCTAAAAGAAGTGAATCGCCTTCTGCGTTCTAATGGATACTTTGTGTATTCAGCTCCACCTGCTTATAGAAAGGATAAAGACTTTCCAATAATTTGGGACAACTTAGTGAATCTGACTTCGGCAATGTGTTGGAAACTCATTTCTAAAAGAGTTCAAACTGCTATATGGATGAAACAAGAAGATCAGTCATGCCTTCATCGCATTTCAGAACAGAAACTAATTGATATATGTGATGCTGCTGATGATTCTAAGCCATCCTGGAATATGAAATTGGGAAACTGTATACAAGTAAGGGGCATGCATACAAATGCTCCAAAACTACCTCTTAAACCAGAGCGTCTttcaatatactcagagaGCCTAAAAAAAATAGGTTCACTGCTTCTCCttttcattttccttttattttactttataTATCTACTGCTTTCTGTACTCCCCAAGTTGACGTGAGGCGCCTTCATGCACATAACAccattttccttttattttactttataTATCTACTGCTTTGGTTATTATGATGCATATTTACTCGTTATATAAAGTTACAGTGATGAGGACATCATAGCCAAACCTTTCTAGTTTTATGAACGGAAGAGATGGAAAATAGAGCAACCAATCATTACTTTTCTTTATGGTTTGATTGATTTCTCTCTGGATATTAATTGGCAGCTTAAAAGAAGTCTGATCCTAGGAGTCTTTAGGCTTAGTGTCATTTCAAGAGTCTTCTTGtgcttttagtttcttttcaaattaGGAGTTTAAGTTTTACTTTGTTAGCTCTTttatgtttcagtttctgaTATTTAAGAGCCCTAATGAGTATTTAAAGCTAGTAGTTGTCAGTTATGAACTTTAGTATAAATAATGTAAGAGCCAATAGGCTGATATATGTTGTGTGGAATAAAGAGTTAATCAGATTTTCTGAGTTTTCCTGTGAAGGGATTGGTGTGAAGCCCGAAGCCTAAACAAGGATGTGAAGCCTACACTAGGGTGTGAAGCCTAATTAAGGGTGAGAAACCTGGGAGTGATTCATATTGTCAAAGAGTTCTGTGTGTGTTTTAGCTCTAAGATTTAGAGTTTGTTGATCCTGGTTCCAAGCAGCTACTATCCTGCGTCATACAGCAAACATTAAGGGTTATATTCATGCCTAGGCAATCCATATATCCACATAAGTACCTAATATTGACTTCTGATCAGCTATATATAGTTTTACTAAGATTGTTGATCTTTACACAAATAGTACTTGACTATGTATGAATTTACTATGTTTTTCCTTTATTCCTTATAGTCCTATTTCTTACAAACTGAAACGCATCACACTGAGGGTTAAACAGAGAAAGATTGAGCTTGCAGAGAAAGATTCTAGAGTTATACTCTGTAGGCTGCAGGTTCTTTTCACCCGATCCTGCTTTGGAGACCTCATCtccaaacttaaaccaaattttgaGCAGGCCTCATCAATGTTATAATATAAGGGTCGGAGAGCTTGTAACGGGAGAggggttttcattttttatttatgaacttcaaaaataaatattgcTCAGTCTGACAGATTTGTCATCATTGTGTTCATAATAGGTATAAGTCAAGAGGATTTTACTTTGGACACTGTCTTTTGGCAAGATCAAGTTCAGCATTACTGGCGGCTGCTGAATGTGAACAAGACAGAAATACAAAATGTCATGGACATGAATGCTTTTAGTGGTGGATTTGCTGTGGCCTTAGATTCATCGCCCATGTGGGTGATGAATATAGTACCTGCTACCTTGAAGAATACTTTGTCTGCCATTTATGACCGTGGTCTGATTGGTGCTTTCCATGAttggtatgtttttttttgtaactgTGGTGTCCTGATGCGAGAATCTGAATATCAATTTGTTggtttaaattgaaaataaagaaaattatgtaattaaaagTTAGAAAATAGATACCCAAAGTTGGTATTTGACATCTTATCCCTATCCAATGTCAGGTGTGAACCGTTTTCTACTTATCCACGCACATATGATCTATTGCATGCCAACCATCTCTTCTCTCATTATAAGGAATGTGGAGAAGGCTGCTTGTTGGAAGATATCCTTTTGGAAATGGACAGAATGATAAGGCCACAGGTAAAATAATTGATTAATGttatttgttgtttgtgaTCTAGTATCTAAAACATAAACTTATGGTATATGTTACAATAAGGTTGGAAAACAATTTCTCGTCATGCTAAGTTGGAAAATAATACCTTTTGTATACCTCTTATGCCAAGCTGCATCATTAGATCACCATCCTTTTCCTTCCCTATTTCTCTGAACTATGAAGTCGAATATACATTATCATCTCCAATCATCTTTTTGGAAATGATTTTTTCCAGTCATCTTCCAATCATTAATCATTCTTTTGTCATGACCTATGAAATCAAATATACATTCTCATCTTCTGATCATCTTTTTATTCCAAGCTGCATCATTAGTTCACGGTCCTTTTCCTTGCCTTTGTTCATGAACTATGATGTCGAACATACATTCTCATCTTCCAATCATCTTTTTCTAATATACTTTCTTTGCTTTTGTGTTATTGGACATTATATTAACCTTTTGAAATaatagtaataataataataatatcaaTAATAATCATAAAGCAGTGTGAATGCAAATGTGTAAGTAGTGAGGGTGATAGATCGTTACTaagaacgtctataataaaccatgtaaaacatcattgttattatagaataagcagagatcgttcagtctggggaatcaaaagggtcTCAAAACTTATTATGTTATTGggtgatttgattttgattataaaactactactgaaaataaatcctaaattactatttacatgatcgacttctctttaacaaacttaaaccaaatataCCATTACACcatataattacaagttcgaacatatcatgcattctaatttaaCCAATTTCATACtctttagacaccaatacaattagagtcttaggagatcatctaatcatgtaagatttcaattaacatttagattgacttagggcctaatctaaatttgcatgcaatcaaattcaataacacttaaagtataaattaaacaagattatatttaagcatcaaatatttgttggagaatgtttcatgtgtggcgttaCCCACCATGGTtccacatgcaaatttccagatttTTTTCCACTTTAATCAACTCAAACCGAACTTACTTAGGACATGATTCGAtgtgtgtcaatatggttgatgaatctagcactcaaacacaatcttagggactgcatctaagcactaaattcatatgcacatatctgaaaattatctaaaagtatcgGTTTTGGGCTGTTTGGTCCATCAATGCACGGCTAGGATCTTGTGCATCGAATGACTCCTTTTTCATGGTAAATTCAGCCTTTATCTCCTCCTTTCTCTCAAGGTATATCACGACTGAACTCTTAtccttttttatttcaaatggcACGGCTCCTCTCTTCATAATCCTTAGGTGTACACGGCTTCTCTTTGAATGCACAGCTGAACtcccttctttttctcaatgAACTTGGACGGCATCTTGTCTTCATTATCCTTAATCCGtgtgttatcttcaattgGTCTTCCTTTGTCATACACAGCTCCTACTTTCTCTCTAGAAACTCACGACATCTCTTCTTATCCATGAGCTGATTGATAGGCACGGCAATGGACTCCTAGAAATTCTCTAGAGTCTCACACGGCTATGAACTCCTTTTTCTCCCTTTGATGTCGTGTATTATCCCTTCAATTCCGAAATTAATCTCCTTTAAATCTTGAATGATAGCTCGGCATATGACTCCTCTTTTATTCCAAACCGTGAATAGCTTCCTCCTCAAGTCTTGTTGtgctcttcctcttcttatCCCACACGGCATAGAACTCATTTTCCTCTTTGATTATGTCTTAAattcatatctgaaaataagaaaataaaatcataaataaaGATAATATATTTCGAAAAttatgtcctaatctagacaattgtgtcttaaaaagacacatgtaatagatgagctcagctagattaagaaagtttctaatttgcaaaaaaaaaacttactagaacaagttactagaacatgaaagttcatttaggaaagtttcgtaaaaaaagtttcagttcaagtaaaact contains:
- the LOC126799446 gene encoding probable methyltransferase PMT7 isoform X2; this encodes MADDNVGSPINARLFLRWNSLPPKCSRLRLSAFLQFFSSRLDTSRRQELERHCPPVVERLYCLVPPPKDYKIPIRWPTSRDYVWRSNVNHTHLAQVKGGQNWVHEKDQLWWFPGGGTHFKHGAPEYIQRLGNMITNDTGDLRTAGVVQVLDVGCGVSSFSAFLLPLGIQTMSFAPKDGHENQIQFSLERGIGAMISAIATKQLPYPSSSFELVHCSRCRVDWHANDGILLKEVNRLLRSNGYFVYSAPPAYRKDKDFPIIWDNLVNLTSAMCWKLISKRVQTAIWMKQEDQSCLHRISEQKLIDICDAADDSKPSWNMKLGNCIQVRGMHTNAPKLPLKPERLSIYSESLKKIGISQEDFTLDTVFWQDQVQHYWRLLNVNKTEIQNVMDMNAFSGGFAVALDSSPMWVMNIVPATLKNTLSAIYDRGLIGAFHDWCEPFSTYPRTYDLLHANHLFSHYKECGEGCLLEDILLEMDRMIRPQGFIIIRDEEAFTSKIQDLAPKFLWEVESHLLDNIRKKGETVLICRKKFWAIV
- the LOC126799446 gene encoding probable methyltransferase PMT7 isoform X1, whose product is MGGGSALKLESWQMIMLALLLMLGSFYAGTLFRQNAPDYVSQLSYNFSVPGTSTFANRVKLTYRRTPLVIPETGVDVCPLSFNEYIPCHNVSYIQTLLPSLDTSRRQELERHCPPVVERLYCLVPPPKDYKIPIRWPTSRDYVWRSNVNHTHLAQVKGGQNWVHEKDQLWWFPGGGTHFKHGAPEYIQRLGNMITNDTGDLRTAGVVQVLDVGCGVSSFSAFLLPLGIQTMSFAPKDGHENQIQFSLERGIGAMISAIATKQLPYPSSSFELVHCSRCRVDWHANDGILLKEVNRLLRSNGYFVYSAPPAYRKDKDFPIIWDNLVNLTSAMCWKLISKRVQTAIWMKQEDQSCLHRISEQKLIDICDAADDSKPSWNMKLGNCIQVRGMHTNAPKLPLKPERLSIYSESLKKIGISQEDFTLDTVFWQDQVQHYWRLLNVNKTEIQNVMDMNAFSGGFAVALDSSPMWVMNIVPATLKNTLSAIYDRGLIGAFHDWCEPFSTYPRTYDLLHANHLFSHYKECGEGCLLEDILLEMDRMIRPQGFIIIRDEEAFTSKIQDLAPKFLWEVESHLLDNIRKKGETVLICRKKFWAIV